In Sedimentibacter sp. MB31-C6, one genomic interval encodes:
- a CDS encoding aspartate carbamoyltransferase regulatory subunit, whose translation MLKIDSVEKGLVIDHIQAGKAMEIYKYLNLDKMDCSVAIIKNAKSKKLRKKDIIKVENNISMDLTVLGFIDPNITINVIDNGEIIDKINLELPSEITNVVKCKNPRCITSIEQEVSHKFKLTDKENKIYRCIYCDTAYEEN comes from the coding sequence ATGTTAAAAATAGATAGCGTAGAAAAAGGGTTAGTTATTGACCATATTCAAGCAGGCAAAGCAATGGAAATTTATAAGTATTTAAATTTAGATAAGATGGATTGCAGTGTTGCTATAATAAAAAATGCTAAAAGTAAAAAATTAAGAAAAAAAGATATAATAAAAGTTGAAAATAATATAAGTATGGACTTAACAGTATTAGGATTTATAGACCCAAACATAACTATTAATGTTATAGATAATGGGGAAATAATTGATAAGATTAATTTAGAGCTTCCTTCAGAAATAACAAATGTAGTAAAGTGCAAGAATCCTAGATGTATTACATCTATTGAACAAGAAGTAAGCCATAAATTTAAGTTGACAGACAAGGAAAACAAAATTTATCGTTGTATATATTGCGACACAGCCTATGAAGAAAACTAA
- a CDS encoding DUF951 domain-containing protein produces MPMKLNVGDIVKLKKKHPCGGYEWEILRIGADFRIKCNTCERQVWLPRKEVERRITKIVSSIETEEEK; encoded by the coding sequence ATGCCTATGAAATTAAATGTAGGGGATATTGTCAAACTTAAGAAAAAACATCCTTGTGGTGGATATGAATGGGAAATTTTAAGAATAGGAGCCGATTTTAGGATAAAGTGTAATACATGTGAAAGGCAAGTGTGGCTTCCACGAAAGGAAGTTGAGAGAAGAATTACAAAAATAGTTAGTTCTATAGAAACTGAAGAAGAAAAATAA
- the pyrB gene encoding aspartate carbamoyltransferase, giving the protein MLKGRSLIEPKDLSVEELDEVLDLADEIITNPIAFADACKGKVLATLFYEPSTRTRLSFESAMLRLGGSIMGFSSANSSSAAKGESVADTIRTIACYADIAAMRHPKEGAPMIAAMSTDMPVINAGDGGHQHPTQTLTDLLTIRSLKGRLDNFLIGLCGDLKFGRTVHSLIKALSRYNNIKFILISPEELKIPEYIREEILVKNNIEFEEVERLEYVIEKLDVLYMTRVQKERFFNEADYIRLKDSYILNMEKLEKAKKDMTILHPLPRVNEISVEVDNDPRACYFKQAKYGMFVRMALIMKLLGVEI; this is encoded by the coding sequence ATGTTAAAAGGAAGAAGTTTAATAGAACCAAAGGATTTATCAGTAGAAGAATTAGATGAAGTACTTGATTTGGCAGATGAGATTATCACCAATCCAATTGCATTTGCAGATGCTTGTAAAGGAAAAGTTTTAGCAACATTATTTTACGAGCCAAGTACAAGAACAAGATTAAGTTTCGAATCTGCAATGTTAAGACTCGGAGGTAGTATAATGGGTTTTTCATCAGCAAATTCAAGTTCTGCTGCAAAAGGAGAAAGTGTTGCGGATACTATTAGAACAATAGCTTGTTACGCAGATATAGCAGCAATGAGGCATCCAAAAGAAGGAGCTCCAATGATAGCAGCAATGAGTACTGATATGCCAGTTATAAATGCAGGAGATGGAGGGCATCAACATCCAACACAAACTTTAACAGATTTATTAACAATAAGATCATTAAAAGGAAGATTAGATAATTTTTTGATTGGGCTTTGTGGTGATTTAAAGTTTGGGCGCACGGTTCATTCTCTTATTAAAGCATTATCAAGATATAATAATATAAAATTTATTTTGATTTCTCCAGAAGAATTGAAAATTCCAGAATATATTAGAGAAGAAATTTTAGTTAAGAATAATATTGAGTTTGAGGAAGTAGAAAGATTAGAATATGTAATAGAAAAACTTGATGTACTTTATATGACTAGAGTGCAAAAAGAAAGATTTTTCAATGAAGCTGATTATATAAGATTAAAAGATAGTTATATATTAAATATGGAAAAATTAGAAAAAGCTAAAAAAGATATGACTATTCTTCACCCTTTGCCAAGAGTAAATGAAATTTCTGTAGAAGTTGATAATGATCCAAGAGCATGTTATTTTAAGCAAGCTAAGTATGGAATGTTCGTTAGAATGGCATTAATAATGAAATTATTGGGGGTGGAAATATAA
- a CDS encoding CvpA family protein, with protein MNFIDIIIIIFVGCSCFQGYRRGFIKTLFDTIGLIVAFFLSKEFYYLVEEFLLTSTKLYDKVHNFFDAKSEKFYDIFNNGSNNIVQAFEDILKLPVEMQNLLSNIFNSGNTGNVDSYSVFVDSISTILVRTISFLITFLIIYIILVILSNIINTIFKLPVLNLTNRVFGGITGVLKSIVVLYLIFALSSPLIGFMQDSNLAQSIIKSESSKIFYDNNIILNYLSYKGFYQ; from the coding sequence ATGAATTTTATCGATATTATAATAATTATTTTTGTAGGTTGTTCTTGTTTTCAAGGATATAGAAGAGGTTTTATTAAAACACTTTTTGATACAATAGGATTAATTGTAGCTTTTTTTCTTAGTAAAGAGTTTTACTATTTAGTAGAAGAATTTCTTTTGACTAGTACTAAACTTTACGATAAAGTACATAATTTTTTTGATGCGAAATCTGAAAAATTTTACGATATTTTTAATAACGGATCTAATAATATAGTACAAGCCTTCGAAGATATCTTAAAGCTTCCTGTTGAAATGCAAAATTTGCTAAGTAATATTTTCAATTCGGGGAATACTGGAAATGTAGATTCATATTCAGTATTTGTAGATAGTATAAGCACCATTTTGGTTAGGACAATAAGTTTTTTGATTACTTTTTTAATTATTTATATAATACTTGTAATCTTATCGAATATTATTAATACTATATTCAAACTTCCAGTTCTAAATTTAACAAACAGGGTTTTTGGAGGTATTACGGGAGTATTAAAAAGTATAGTAGTATTATATTTAATTTTTGCACTTTCATCACCACTGATTGGCTTTATGCAAGATAGTAACCTTGCACAAAGTATAATAAAGTCTGAATCAAGTAAAATATTTTATGATAATAATATAATATTGAATTATTTATCTTACAAGGGTTTTTATCAATAA
- the yedF gene encoding sulfurtransferase-like selenium metabolism protein YedF, with protein sequence MKTIDARGKSCPLPVILTKKEIDAGENNIITIVDNETAKLNVGKLASKFAYNTKLEEKNDGIYIELFKETNVDKDIEIVDNSTKINSCIVLGSDKLGKGSEELGNILMKSFIYTITETKPYPNFMVFLNSGVKLTTKGSEVIEDLKKLVEEGVKIVSCGTCLDFFEIKGNLEVGEISNMYDIVEMINNSDNTITV encoded by the coding sequence ATGAAGACAATAGATGCGAGAGGAAAATCATGTCCACTACCAGTAATATTAACTAAGAAAGAAATAGATGCAGGTGAAAACAATATTATTACAATTGTAGATAATGAAACTGCAAAGTTAAATGTTGGGAAATTGGCATCAAAATTTGCATATAACACAAAATTAGAAGAGAAAAACGATGGAATATATATTGAACTGTTCAAAGAAACAAATGTCGATAAGGATATAGAAATAGTTGATAATTCAACGAAAATAAACAGTTGTATTGTGTTAGGCTCAGATAAATTAGGAAAAGGCTCTGAGGAACTTGGAAATATTCTTATGAAAAGTTTCATTTATACAATAACAGAAACAAAACCATACCCTAATTTTATGGTATTTTTGAACAGTGGAGTAAAATTAACAACAAAAGGTTCTGAAGTAATTGAAGATTTAAAAAAGCTCGTAGAAGAAGGAGTTAAAATTGTTTCATGTGGAACATGTTTGGATTTCTTTGAAATTAAAGGCAATTTAGAGGTTGGTGAAATTTCCAATATGTATGATATAGTAGAAATGATAAATAATTCTGACAACACAATAACAGTATAA